The region gagggctggggtgtggaggtggtactggatagaccggaccgtgcaggccctcttgagcaccgagcctgcccaaccttacctgtcgatgcccactctagccccatacgaggagctggaatataccgcaccgggctatgcacccgcactggggacactgtgcgcaccactgcataacacggggcctgcccggtctctctagcccccggtaagcacagggagtttgcgcaggtctcctacctggcaatatccctgtgagcccccaagacatttttggggctgactgaCCGctggcttccttgccaaccgtgttcccttatcgccggctcctctctccggctgcctctgctctcctaagtgcctccatgttcccatggaaggcgatttggatctcctcccatgtagcaaacccttgccatccaatatagtcgtcccatgtccaatcctcattgcgccgctgttgctgcctttgttgcttctcctgcggctcctgcctgttgacacgctgcttggtccgtttgtggtgggtgattctgttacggttctcTTGGTGTCAGCCCtcataaaatatttacaaaacatcATATTATTACACTTTATCTttggatttaaaaataaaatattgactgatttaaaatattttctaaaaTGGTACATTCATAATAACTATTTGCTAAAAACTGCCCCCAAGCCTCAAACACTTCTCTATTAAAAAAGGTATATTACCTAACATTTCCTTCATACTCCTCAATAAACCATTGTCCCCCATCCTCTAAGGCAGTGTCAGGGAGAGGCAAGAAGTTTACAGGCATTATCAGATTACGGTGGACCGTTTTCTCCTGTCCAGTCGACATGTTCTGTATCTTGAAGATGTGGACGTCACTATTCTTCTCTGTAACAATTTTGAGGTTGTTCTCCCAGCGATCCGCCAGCTTCCTCTTTCCACGTTCACCCTTATTCGCCAGTAGCACCCGATCACCGATCTCCACTGGAGCTCCTCTGATCTTCCTGTTGTAGAGGCCCGCATGACTCTTCAGCTGTTTGGTTGCCAACACCTGTATCTCCATGGCCTCCCTCAGGTCTCTCGTCAGGGACTTGATGTACTCGTCATAGTCTACAACATCTGAGTCTTGTAGCGCCGTACCAAACATCATGTCGATAGGCAGATGTGGGGTTCTCCCAAACATCAACTGGAAAGGGGCGTGGCCCGTGGTTTCATGGACTGTACAGTTGTAGGCGAAGGTTAACGACTTCAGCTTCCGTGGCCACCTGTGCTTCGCTCTCGTAGGTAAAGCCCTGATCATGTTTCCCAGCATTCTATTGAACCTTTCGACTCCCTCGTTCCCCATCGGATGGTAGGGAGTTGTGTGCGACTCCTGCAGCACTCAACAACTCAGCAGTCAATTTACTTTCAAAGTTGGCCTCTTGGTCAGAGTGGATACAACGAGGAAAACCATACACACAGAAGATGTTGTTCCACAGCTGAAGGGCCACTGCTTTAGCTGATTGGTTCGGACACAAGAAGGCATGGGCCATCTTAGTAAAATGATCAGTGACGACCAGAACATCCAAGGACTTGTTGGAGTCTTCAGCAGACCAgaagtccacacacaccaacttgAGGGGCTCAGTCGTGATGTTTTCCAGTGGAGCTCTGGCCTACTGGCTTACTGAACACACACCTCTTGCAGGTCTTGACATACTCTCTCACATCCGACTCCAGACCATGTCAGAAGAACCTCTGTCTTGTCAAGTACAACATCCACTGTTGCCCCTGATGACCGGCTGGTTTTTACTACATGAATTCTCAAGCAACTCAATGTTATTGTTGATACCCATCTCAAAGCTGCCGTCTATGAGTCCGATGAGAGAGCTGGACAGGTCAAAGTGTCTCTCTGAGTGATGGCACTCTTCATGTAGGTCCCTGACAGAGCTTTGGTGAAGGAGGCGAACTACAGGGCCACGATGAACTGCTgacaaacacaagagagagaacattagtgtgtgtttgtccgtgtgtatgtgcatgtgtggatGCGTGTGCAGACAGAGTACATGTGTAGCTGAGGTGGCCTGCAATAGTAAAAAGTCTGCAAAGTTCTGCCGctttctttattttgaagaatattttttttctcttgttCAATTATCTATTTTCTTGTTAGTACTTTGAAAATATTCACATcaaacaagtgcacactttaaaTTAAACAACATAAATGCACTTTACCTAAAGCAGAATTAAAAAATGTTCCACAAATAACCCTGTCTTAGTGTACGGTTTCACATGAAAACCACAATGTATTCCACATTCATACAATAGAAACACCTATATATGAAACCATAAATAACTGAATGTTTTTCTATATACCGCTACCTCTATAGAAAAGTGACAACATTACATTCAGCTTTAAGATAGTGGCACCTCCAGAAAatcgtctctctctcactgtatgcaCTAAAAGTCCACCAGACTGAGCGTGCTCGGCCAGTTTACCAGCTAGTGAGCACAATTTTACACAAAACAACCAATAACATCTAAAACCAACTCAGAAATCCCTAACAAATGGATTCTTGATAAAAAATCTCCTAGACAAAATCCAGTACAAGTCAGCTACTCAGTAAACATAGTCTCTGTGACtcgtaaatgttttttttttacctcagctAGCATCAAGCTAACATATACTCTCACTCAATGTAAATCACCTTCTTCTCTCACTCAGTTCGACACAAAGCCAAAACAAAACCTTTCCTAACGTGATAATATCTGGACAAAGTTGTTAAATAGCATGTTATTACATATTGTGTATATATTTGAACGTTTGAAGTGCTGTTACATACCTGTAATAGTAAAAGAACTGACACAGTTTACCTCTGTAAAGTTCTGGTCCTTATTCTGCAGAATGGTGAGCGCTTGGCCAGAACTTAATGTTTCTCCTGCTACAACAGTGCAACAGCGCCATCTATTGGCCTGATGGACTGCTAACGCTAAAGTATGTAGAAAATCCCATTAAGATTCATTAAGACAAATACAGAAACAATTAGGGGGGATAAATAATAAATGGGTGTCTGTTTTTAGTGACTTTGTTTTCAACCCATTACACATGCACAATCATACATGTGCATTTAAAGCATTATTAAGATCCTTGAGTGTGGAACTGCAGGGTGTTTACGCAAAAAacacatgaatttcacatgaacacgggaagtgtaccaaaaacatgttttaatgtaATCTTATGTGAAGATAATGTGATAACATGTCAAGCAACATGTGATTACATTAAACTACACATGTGAAAATGTGATCACGTTGTGTTCCAAAATGTAATTTGTGCTCACATAAAATGTAAGttgaaatcatgtggtttttctgtaagGGCAGGAATATAAGATGCATTTTGATGTGACATGATGTTACATGATCTTGAAAATGCAATGTTCTTTGAGGTTCTTCCATGTTCCTTTCCATGTATTTTCCATTTTACTTTCCCTCAGTCCTTTTCACTTTCCTTGTCAAAACAAGCTCTGTCCCCGTCAAGACTTATTCAGCTTCTGATGGATTTTAAACCATTCAACAAATAGTTTTATAATGAAGAGTAGACCCAAGTAAACACCCTGGATTCTTTACACACACATTGAAAGGCAAAAATCttgaatttggactcatcagaccaaagcacggatttccaccagtctaaggtccattgctcgtgtttctgggcccaaacaagtcttcttatttttggtgtccgtcctttagtagtggtttcaatGGAGcacaatttgaccatgaaagtctgattcacgcagtctcctctgaacagtgcatgttgagatgtgtgtgtttcttgaactctgtgaagaatttatttgggctccaatctgaggtgcagttcacTCTactgaatttatcctctgcagcaaaggtaactctgggtcttcctcatgagagccagtttcatcattgcgcttcatggtttttgcgactgcactagaagaaactttcaaagttct is a window of Oncorhynchus tshawytscha isolate Ot180627B unplaced genomic scaffold, Otsh_v2.0 Un_contig_4824_pilon_pilon, whole genome shotgun sequence DNA encoding:
- the LOC121844379 gene encoding uncharacterized protein LOC121844379, with product MGNEGVERFNRMLGNMIRALPTRAKHRWPRKLKSLTFAYNCTVHETTGHAPFQLMFGRTPHLPIDMMFGTALQDSDVVDYDEYIKSLTRDLREAMEIQVLATKQLKSHAGLYNRKIRGAPVEIGDRVLLANKGERGKRKLADRWENNLKIVTEKNSDVHIFKIQNMSTGQEKTVHRNLIMPVNFLPLPDTALEDGGQWFIEEYEGNVR